In one window of Paracoccus saliphilus DNA:
- a CDS encoding aspartate aminotransferase family protein → MVASGMNSQEARDIAYHLHSYTNAARHLEIGPLVIERGEGPYVFDNNGKRYLEAMAGLWSVGLGFNEQRLVDAATRQMQALPFYHSFSHKSHGPVIDLAEKLISIAPALMSKVYFTNSGSEANDTVVKLLWYRSNALGQPQRKKIISRLRGYHGVTIASASLTGLPNNHRSFDLPISNVLHTMAPHFGSEGKEGESEEDFATRCAEELEALIQSEGPDTIAAFIAEPVMGAGGVIVPPRTYWEKIQAVLKRHDILLIADEVICAFGRTGKMFACETFGIEPDVLVMSKQITSSYFPLSAFMINERVFEPIAEESDRIGVLGHGFTASGHPVGAAVALENIAIIEERDLVRNAAETGAYMQERLNAFADHPLVAETRGIGLIGAIELKPGDTPAQRGGLMNRIMQDRGVISRNMGDTMGFCPPLIVSRAEIDEMIGVVTESLDILQQQISA, encoded by the coding sequence ATGGTGGCCAGCGGCATGAACTCTCAGGAGGCGCGCGATATTGCCTATCACCTGCACAGCTACACGAATGCGGCCCGGCATCTTGAGATCGGCCCGCTGGTGATCGAACGCGGAGAGGGGCCTTATGTGTTCGACAATAATGGCAAGCGCTATCTCGAGGCGATGGCCGGGTTATGGAGCGTCGGCCTCGGCTTCAACGAGCAGCGGTTGGTAGACGCGGCGACGCGGCAGATGCAGGCGCTGCCCTTCTATCATTCCTTCTCGCATAAATCGCATGGTCCGGTCATCGATCTCGCGGAAAAATTGATCTCGATCGCGCCGGCGCTGATGAGCAAGGTCTATTTTACCAATTCGGGTTCGGAAGCGAACGATACAGTGGTCAAGTTGCTCTGGTATCGCTCGAACGCGCTTGGCCAGCCGCAGCGCAAGAAGATCATTTCCCGCCTGCGCGGTTATCACGGGGTTACCATCGCTTCGGCCAGCCTGACCGGTCTGCCGAATAATCACAGGTCGTTCGATCTGCCGATTTCGAATGTCCTGCACACCATGGCGCCGCATTTCGGCAGCGAGGGCAAGGAGGGCGAGAGCGAAGAGGATTTCGCCACCCGTTGCGCCGAGGAGCTGGAGGCGTTGATCCAGAGCGAAGGCCCCGACACCATCGCCGCCTTCATCGCCGAGCCGGTGATGGGCGCGGGGGGCGTGATCGTTCCGCCCCGGACCTATTGGGAGAAGATCCAGGCCGTGCTGAAGCGTCACGACATCCTGCTGATCGCCGACGAGGTGATCTGCGCCTTCGGACGAACGGGAAAGATGTTCGCCTGCGAAACCTTCGGCATCGAACCGGATGTCTTGGTCATGTCCAAGCAGATCACCTCGTCCTATTTCCCGCTCTCCGCCTTCATGATCAACGAGCGCGTCTTCGAGCCGATCGCAGAGGAAAGCGACAGGATCGGCGTGCTGGGGCATGGCTTTACCGCTTCGGGGCATCCGGTGGGCGCGGCGGTGGCGCTGGAGAATATCGCCATCATCGAAGAGCGGGATCTCGTCCGCAACGCGGCGGAAACCGGTGCCTATATGCAAGAACGCCTGAACGCATTTGCCGATCATCCATTGGTTGCCGAAACACGGGGGATCGGCCTGATCGGGGCGATTGAACTGAAGCCGGGTGATACACCTGCACAGCGGGGTGGCCTGATGAACCGGATCATGCAGGACAGGGGCGTGATCTCGCGCAACATGGGGGATACGATGGGCTTCTGCCCGCCCCTGATCGTTTCGCGCGCCGAGATCGACGAGATGATCGGCGTGGTGACGGAGTCGCTCGACATTCTGCAACAGCAGATATCCGCATGA
- a CDS encoding ABC transporter permease — protein MRDFWKRYCRNRGAIIGLLILTLVILVAILAPLLFPQSPWKMVQRPFLPPFAQGDLLLGTDAVGRDVMAGLAHGAYVSLLVGLVSTIVALAIGVPIGASAGYFAGSVDDALMRFTEFFQTIPSFALAIVLLATFQPSLTFVIIAIAIVSWPPVARLVRGEVLSLRTREFIEAATLSGLSNLQIITRHILPNALPPIIVLASLMVAQAILLESALSFLGLGDPNIMSWGYMIGAARTVIREQWWLSFMPGMAILLTVLALNLIGEGLNDALNPRLTRKSK, from the coding sequence ATGAGGGATTTCTGGAAACGATACTGCCGCAATCGCGGCGCGATCATCGGCCTGCTGATCCTGACGCTGGTCATCCTGGTCGCGATCCTCGCGCCGCTGTTGTTTCCGCAAAGTCCGTGGAAGATGGTGCAGCGCCCCTTCCTGCCGCCCTTTGCCCAGGGTGATCTTCTGTTGGGCACGGATGCGGTCGGCCGCGATGTCATGGCCGGGCTGGCGCATGGTGCCTATGTCAGCTTGCTGGTCGGGCTGGTCTCGACCATCGTCGCACTGGCCATCGGCGTGCCCATCGGCGCAAGCGCAGGCTATTTCGCCGGCAGCGTGGACGATGCGCTGATGCGCTTTACCGAGTTTTTCCAGACCATACCCAGTTTCGCATTAGCCATCGTGCTTCTGGCGACCTTCCAGCCATCGCTGACCTTCGTCATCATCGCCATCGCGATCGTCAGTTGGCCGCCCGTGGCGCGGTTGGTCCGGGGCGAGGTGCTGAGCCTGCGCACCCGCGAGTTCATCGAGGCGGCCACCCTGTCGGGATTGAGCAACCTGCAGATCATCACGCGGCATATCCTGCCTAACGCCTTGCCCCCGATCATCGTGCTGGCCTCATTGATGGTGGCACAGGCGATCCTGCTGGAAAGCGCACTCTCGTTTCTTGGGCTTGGTGATCCCAACATTATGTCATGGGGCTACATGATCGGGGCCGCCCGCACGGTGATCCGCGAGCAATGGTGGCTGTCATTCATGCCGGGCATGGCGATCCTGCTGACGGTCCTTGCCCTGAACCTGATCGGCGAAGGGTTGAATGACGCGCTGAACCCGCGGTTGACGAGGAAATCGAAATGA
- a CDS encoding ABC transporter substrate-binding protein — MRRQVRNLMAALAVTIALPAMAQEPQSGGTLNVVIQPEPPGLMIGLLQNAPTQMVAGDIYESLLRYDTDLNPHPGLAKEWSISEDGLTYTFKLHEGVKFHDGEEFTSEDVKFSIDVFLRETHPRLRTSLEHLESIETPDPYTVVFKLKNPFGPFLGLFEPGTAPMIPKHVYEGTDFASNPANNTPIGTGPFKFDEWEKGSYIHLVKNEDYYLEGKPYLDDIYYHVIPDAASRSVAYETGRVDVLPGGSIENFDVPRIKEMENTCITDKGWELFGPLAWMWVNHDNPPLDDLKVRQAIMHAVDREFSRDALWNGLGKVATGPVSSSTRFYSDATPDISYDPEKAKALLEESSYNGETIRLLGLPYGETWQRWAEAVKQNLAEIGMDVEIVASDVAGWNQKVSDRDYDLAFTYLYQYGDPALGVARNYFSDNAEKGSPWNNVANYQNPEIDEMFEEAALMVSPEDREKAYAEIQDIIVSDAPNIWLLELGFPTISRCNIHDPVTTAIGVNDSFRDTWIEQ; from the coding sequence ATGAGACGTCAAGTCCGAAATCTTATGGCAGCATTGGCCGTAACCATTGCCCTGCCCGCCATGGCGCAGGAGCCGCAAAGCGGCGGAACGCTGAACGTGGTCATCCAGCCAGAGCCGCCGGGATTGATGATCGGCCTGCTCCAGAACGCCCCTACCCAGATGGTCGCCGGTGACATATACGAAAGCCTGCTGCGCTATGACACCGACCTGAATCCGCATCCCGGCCTCGCGAAGGAATGGAGCATTTCCGAAGACGGCCTGACCTATACCTTCAAGCTCCATGAAGGTGTGAAGTTTCATGACGGTGAGGAATTCACCTCCGAGGATGTGAAATTCTCGATCGATGTATTCCTGCGCGAAACCCATCCGCGCCTGCGCACCTCGCTGGAACATCTCGAAAGCATCGAGACACCGGATCCCTATACCGTCGTATTCAAGCTGAAGAACCCCTTCGGCCCGTTCCTCGGCCTGTTCGAGCCGGGCACCGCGCCGATGATCCCGAAACATGTCTACGAGGGGACGGATTTCGCCAGCAACCCCGCCAACAACACACCGATCGGCACCGGCCCGTTCAAATTCGATGAATGGGAGAAGGGCAGCTATATCCACCTGGTGAAGAACGAGGATTACTACCTGGAGGGCAAGCCCTACCTCGATGACATCTATTATCATGTGATCCCCGATGCCGCCTCGCGCTCGGTGGCCTATGAGACCGGCAGGGTGGACGTGCTTCCCGGCGGCTCTATCGAAAATTTCGACGTGCCGCGGATCAAGGAAATGGAGAACACCTGCATCACCGACAAGGGGTGGGAGCTTTTCGGCCCGCTGGCATGGATGTGGGTCAACCATGACAACCCGCCACTCGACGATCTGAAGGTCCGGCAGGCGATCATGCATGCGGTCGACCGGGAATTCTCCCGCGATGCGCTTTGGAACGGTCTGGGCAAGGTCGCGACGGGGCCGGTCTCGTCATCGACGCGCTTCTATTCGGATGCGACCCCGGATATTTCCTACGATCCCGAGAAGGCAAAGGCGTTGCTCGAGGAATCCTCCTATAACGGCGAGACGATCCGCCTGCTTGGCTTGCCTTATGGCGAAACATGGCAGCGTTGGGCCGAGGCGGTGAAGCAGAACCTCGCCGAGATCGGCATGGATGTCGAGATCGTCGCCTCGGATGTGGCAGGGTGGAACCAGAAAGTCAGCGACCGCGATTACGATCTGGCCTTCACCTACCTTTACCAATACGGCGACCCGGCCCTTGGCGTGGCGCGCAACTATTTCAGTGACAATGCGGAAAAGGGCTCGCCCTGGAATAATGTCGCGAATTACCAGAACCCGGAAATCGACGAGATGTTCGAGGAGGCTGCCCTGATGGTCAGTCCCGAGGACCGCGAAAAGGCCTATGCCGAGATCCAGGACATCATCGTTTCGGATGCCCCGAATATCTGGCTCCTCGAGCTGGGCTTCCCGACGATATCCCGCTGCAATATCCATGATCCGGTCACCACGGCGATCGGGGTGAATGACAGCTTCCGCGACACATGGATCGAACAGTAA
- a CDS encoding acetolactate synthase large subunit produces the protein MIQSYPMTVEDKNMNGAESVVRSLHAGGVEVCFANPGTSEMQFVDALDRTKLMHCVLGLFEGVVTGAADGYARMAGKPAVTLLHLAPGLANAGANMHNARKGRVPMVNIVGDHALRHQQYDAPLSGDVEGAAAPFSDWVRSAGSAESFAADAMEALAAARGKPGRVATLVAPADIGWDEGGVMADVIEPEGPAPLDETALSQAVRALEGDENTVILAGNSVLEDIAALALLQGISERSGARVLAPVSSRRTERGRGRFEVPKIPYPINEALECLRPFTRAILIETPPPVAFFAYPGKPSLVLPENCEIIRLAGLDGDGPAAIAALADRIGARPGRPVDGPLPPAPQPGAITRETLAAAIANALPESAIVTDEMVTAGGHVYPAAAGAAPTSWLALTGGSIGIGLPLATGAALGAPDRPVIACQADGSAMYTIQALWTQAREGLNVTNVIFANRSYEILKGELRNVGANPGPDALNMLDLDRPELDFVSLARGMGVSGRRVEDTRELQRAIEDAAREPGPFLIEAVM, from the coding sequence ATGATCCAATCCTATCCCATGACCGTTGAGGACAAGAACATGAACGGAGCCGAAAGCGTCGTCCGCAGCCTGCATGCCGGGGGGGTGGAGGTCTGCTTCGCCAATCCCGGCACATCAGAGATGCAGTTCGTCGATGCGTTGGATCGTACCAAGCTGATGCACTGTGTGCTGGGCCTGTTCGAAGGTGTCGTGACCGGCGCAGCAGACGGCTATGCGCGCATGGCCGGGAAACCTGCAGTGACGCTTTTGCATCTTGCACCCGGTCTCGCCAATGCCGGGGCCAACATGCATAACGCGCGCAAGGGCAGGGTGCCGATGGTGAATATTGTCGGCGACCATGCCTTGCGCCATCAGCAATATGATGCGCCGCTTTCGGGCGATGTCGAGGGCGCGGCGGCCCCGTTCAGCGATTGGGTGCGCTCGGCCGGTTCGGCGGAAAGTTTTGCCGCCGATGCAATGGAGGCGCTGGCGGCGGCGCGCGGTAAGCCGGGGCGTGTCGCCACGCTCGTGGCTCCGGCGGATATCGGTTGGGATGAAGGCGGGGTCATGGCGGATGTGATCGAGCCAGAGGGTCCCGCCCCGTTGGACGAAACTGCATTGTCCCAGGCCGTCAGGGCATTGGAAGGCGATGAAAACACCGTCATTCTGGCGGGCAATTCGGTCCTCGAAGACATCGCCGCGCTGGCATTGCTGCAGGGGATATCGGAACGCAGCGGCGCGCGTGTTCTTGCCCCTGTCTCGAGCCGCCGGACCGAGCGGGGCCGGGGCCGGTTCGAGGTGCCGAAGATTCCCTATCCGATCAACGAGGCGCTGGAATGCCTGCGCCCATTCACAAGGGCGATCCTGATCGAGACGCCGCCGCCGGTCGCCTTCTTCGCCTATCCGGGCAAGCCCAGCCTCGTTTTGCCCGAGAATTGCGAGATCATCCGGTTGGCGGGGCTGGATGGCGACGGCCCGGCGGCCATCGCCGCGCTGGCCGATCGGATAGGCGCCAGGCCGGGCAGGCCGGTCGATGGCCCGCTGCCGCCCGCGCCGCAACCCGGCGCGATCACCCGCGAGACACTGGCAGCTGCTATCGCCAATGCACTACCCGAGAGCGCCATTGTCACGGACGAGATGGTCACTGCAGGTGGCCATGTCTATCCCGCGGCGGCGGGGGCCGCGCCGACAAGCTGGCTGGCACTGACCGGTGGCTCGATCGGGATCGGATTGCCATTGGCCACGGGGGCTGCGCTTGGTGCACCCGACCGTCCGGTGATCGCCTGTCAGGCCGATGGTTCGGCGATGTACACGATCCAGGCGCTCTGGACACAGGCCCGCGAAGGTCTCAATGTCACCAATGTGATATTTGCCAATCGCAGCTATGAGATCCTCAAGGGGGAATTGCGCAATGTCGGCGCGAATCCGGGACCTGATGCGCTGAACATGCTCGATCTCGACCGCCCCGAGTTGGATTTTGTGTCGCTTGCCCGCGGAATGGGGGTGTCGGGGCGGCGGGTCGAGGATACCCGCGAATTGCAGCGGGCCATCGAGGATGCCGCGCGCGAACCCGGCCCGTTCCTGATTGAAGCCGTGATGTAA
- a CDS encoding ABC transporter permease, with product MTRFILGRLVKSVFILLAILILNFFLIHAAPGDPAAVMAGEAGAADEKFLADLRTKFGLDQPLYVQLWIYLKGAVQLDLGFSFRQQMPVADLIWDRLPATLLLTGAAFVLSLVMGVIAGVAASARQGTWGDTVISTLALLFYATPLFWVALMAVVVFSVWLGWLPGFGFETIGAGYTGFARALDIGKHLILPATTLGLFFMAIYTRMTRASMLEVSRLDFVKTARAKGLSRGVIQRRHVLRNALLPVITLAGLQAGQVFGGAVLTETVFAWPGIGRLMFEAINQRDYNVILGVFFVSAAMVLLFNLITDVIYVFVDPRIRLTE from the coding sequence TTGACGCGGTTCATCCTCGGCAGGTTGGTCAAGTCAGTCTTCATCCTTCTGGCCATCCTGATCCTGAATTTCTTTCTGATCCACGCCGCCCCCGGCGATCCCGCCGCCGTCATGGCCGGCGAGGCCGGTGCCGCAGATGAAAAATTCCTCGCCGATCTGCGCACAAAATTCGGGCTGGACCAGCCGCTTTACGTCCAGCTCTGGATCTATCTCAAAGGCGCGGTGCAGCTTGATCTGGGCTTCTCCTTCCGCCAGCAGATGCCGGTGGCGGACCTGATCTGGGACCGCCTACCCGCGACCCTGCTACTGACAGGGGCTGCTTTCGTATTGTCGCTGGTCATGGGGGTGATCGCGGGCGTCGCCGCCTCTGCCCGCCAGGGGACATGGGGAGACACGGTGATCTCGACCCTCGCGCTTCTGTTCTATGCAACGCCGCTGTTCTGGGTCGCCCTGATGGCAGTGGTGGTCTTTTCGGTCTGGCTCGGCTGGTTGCCGGGTTTCGGTTTCGAGACCATCGGGGCGGGCTATACCGGGTTTGCCCGCGCGCTCGATATCGGCAAGCACCTGATCCTGCCCGCGACGACATTGGGGCTGTTCTTCATGGCGATCTACACGCGTATGACCCGTGCCTCGATGCTGGAAGTCTCGCGCCTCGATTTCGTCAAGACCGCCCGCGCCAAGGGCCTCAGCCGCGGCGTGATCCAGCGCCGCCATGTGCTGCGCAACGCGCTTTTGCCCGTCATCACCCTTGCCGGGTTGCAGGCGGGGCAGGTTTTCGGCGGCGCGGTCCTGACCGAGACAGTCTTTGCCTGGCCCGGTATCGGCCGGCTGATGTTCGAGGCGATCAACCAGCGCGACTACAACGTGATCCTTGGCGTTTTCTTCGTATCGGCGGCGATGGTGCTGCTGTTCAACCTGATCACCGATGTCATCTATGTCTTTGTCGATCCACGCATAAGGCTGACCGAATGA
- a CDS encoding GntR family transcriptional regulator has protein sequence MKEISKDSLGATIYDQLAQALVRGMLRPDQKVTIRGLAEMLGTSSTPVRDAIQRMLQDQVLEQRSSRDVRVPVLEVAQYLEISRIRMELEGMAAGQAAERATAGDISRLKRIVAQTETAMAADRWIRAVEYNQRFHFALASMADMPVLLSILHRLWLRMGPLIAGYYDSARGDLVGHHHEIIAACESRDGAAARAAMRADIKKPRKGIIAYINSFESG, from the coding sequence TTGAAGGAAATCAGCAAGGATTCGCTAGGCGCGACCATCTATGACCAGTTGGCGCAGGCGCTCGTCCGGGGCATGCTTCGCCCGGATCAGAAGGTGACGATCCGGGGACTGGCCGAAATGCTGGGAACGAGCTCCACCCCGGTACGAGACGCGATTCAGCGCATGTTGCAGGATCAGGTGCTGGAGCAGCGCTCTTCCCGCGATGTCCGGGTGCCAGTGCTGGAGGTCGCGCAATACCTGGAAATTTCTCGTATCCGAATGGAACTGGAGGGCATGGCCGCCGGGCAGGCAGCCGAACGGGCGACTGCAGGCGATATCTCGCGCCTGAAGCGGATCGTTGCGCAAACCGAGACCGCCATGGCAGCAGACAGGTGGATACGCGCGGTCGAGTATAACCAGCGCTTCCATTTCGCGCTGGCCAGCATGGCGGATATGCCGGTTCTGCTATCGATCCTGCACCGGCTGTGGCTGCGGATGGGGCCGCTCATCGCCGGATATTACGATTCCGCACGCGGGGATCTGGTCGGGCATCATCACGAAATCATCGCTGCCTGCGAATCTCGTGACGGGGCCGCGGCACGGGCGGCCATGCGTGCCGATATCAAAAAGCCCAGAAAAGGGATCATTGCCTATATCAACAGCTTCGAATCCGGATGA